Proteins from a single region of Styela clava chromosome 1, kaStyClav1.hap1.2, whole genome shotgun sequence:
- the LOC120334740 gene encoding coiled-coil domain-containing protein 174-like, producing the protein MFSLKSELFKKQQEVTSKKSGQIVTSAIRKQHKLKSSSNGEGKVPENEKNPGVEERNARDIAETSEEIDKGKMVKSVLEAKAKLYEKMSSGNLLPDEESSSLFLVDFEQKSMDARLQKTNNELDIKPKVGVNVATELASELQKSENEWVEYTDSLGRTRACLKKDLDRMKRMDEKLNEEKRRKPEIQEPGERTLLSDDMRREIKREQWEKEAVEEINGPLHYEDLRAREIRELGVGYFAFSTDQETRDTQMKLLRKMRDETQKERENAKDAEKKKRTALQARLEKVRLGRIKKLKAQGKEIPEKLLKPIELSPPEAEEEKPTQSDVTIAEITKRDDGVRKEREWDKGKEWLPAEPTKPPKSWKDPHNERLDEFAPPSFYYDTTKDHKHNKNKRKYPQNNTHPINPLSTSYSDSLTHIRHGNSQSTSNRTDSASIKTEEKLGDQFGILNTLGQKTNFSSNSTATNPGISADIQERTDRVLDYLTSSSIKQENSGASSILGENNPDLGKKEPKMYENIVENDVNMFVPTDKPITMKIKQVPKKSKVLVSKSAFSDD; encoded by the exons ATGTTCAGTTTAAAATCGGAACTGTTTAAAAAACAACAGGAGGTGACTTCAAAGAAATCTGGTCAAATAGTTACATCGGCAATCAGAAAACAACATAAATTGAAAAGTTCTTCAAATGGGGAGGGGAAAGTACCTGAAAATGAGAAGAATCCGGGAGTTGAAGAACGTAACGCAAGAGATATTGCCGAAACATCTGAAGAAATAGATAAAGGGAAAATGGTGAAATCTGTGCTGGAG gCCAAAGCCAAACTCTATGAGAAAATGTCATCAGGAAACCTGTTGCCAGATGAAGAGAGTTCTTCATTATTTCTGGTTGATTTTGAGCAGAAATCCATGGATGCCAGATTACAGAAGACAAATAATGAACTGGATATCAAACCAAAAGTTGGTGTAAATGTGGCAACAGAGTTAG CTTCTGAACTCCAGAAATCAGAGAATGAATGGGTTGAATATACAGATAGTTTGGGTCGGACGAGAGCGTGTTTGAAAAAAGATCTGGACAGAATGAAAAGAATGGATGAAAAACTGAATGAAGAAAAGAGAAGAAAACCGGAAATACAGGAACCTGGAG AGAGAACATTGCTGTCTGATGACATGCGACGTGAAATAAAGCGTGAACAATGGGAGAAAGAAGCAGTAGAAGAGATCAACGGACCACTACATTACGAGGATTTACGAGCAAGAGAGATTCGAGAACTCGGCGTCGGATATTTCGCATTTTCGACCGATCAAGAAACAAGAGACACACAGATGAAACTTCTTCGTAAAATGAGAGATGAGACGCAAAAGGAAAGGGAAAATGCCAAAGACGCAGAGAAAAAGAAACGAACAGCGTTGCAAGCGAGATTAGAAAAAGTTCGGTTGGggagaattaaaaaattaaaagcacAAGGAAAAGAAATTcctgaaaaattattaaaaccgATTGAACTCTCACCACCGGAGGCAGAAGAAGAAAAACCGACACAAAGTGATGTCACGATAGCTGAAATCACGAAGCGTGACGATGGAGTTCGCAAAGAACGGGAGTGGGATAAAGGAAAAGAGTGGTTGCCCGCAGAACCTACAAAACCACCAAAAAGTTGGAAAGATCCTCATAATGAGCGACTAGATGAATTTGCCCCTCCATCCTTCTACTATGACACAACAAAGGAtcataaacataataaaaataaaaggaaaTATCCGCAAAATAACACACACCCAATTAACCCTTTGAGTACTTCATATAGTGACAGTTTAACCCATATTAGACACGGCAATTCTCAGAGCACATCCAATAGGACAGACAGTGCTAGTAtaaaaactgaagaaaaattGGGGGACCAATTTGGTATTTTGAACACTTTGGgacaaaaaacaaatttttcatcaaattcaaCTGCGACAAATCCTGGCATTTCCGCAGACATACAAGAAAGAACTGATAGAGTTCTGGATTATCTTACTAGTTCCAGTATAAAACAGGAAAATTCTGGTGCTAGCTCGATTTTGGGTGAAAATAACCCTGATCTGGGCAAGAAAGAACCAAAAATGTATGAAAATATTGTAGAAAATGATGTAAATATGTTTGTTCCTACTGATAAACCAATAACAATGAAAATTAAGCAAGTGCCTAAAAAATCGAAAGTTTTGGTGTCAAAATCTGCGTTTTCTGATGattga